A single genomic interval of Ictalurus furcatus strain D&B chromosome 20, Billie_1.0, whole genome shotgun sequence harbors:
- the pgpep1 gene encoding pyroglutamyl-peptidase 1 isoform X1, whose product MEQKKTVIVTGFEPFGEHAVNASWVAVRELKKLGLGPNVDLHITEVPVEYQAVQNLLPSLWDQYHPQLVVHVGVSGMATTVTLEKCGHNRGYMRPDNCAFCPKSGCCMEGGPDCIKSAIDMDVVCKRVNNSDLGVSVSVSKDAGRYLCDYTYYVSLYLGKGRSAFVHVPPLGNPYSAEQLAQALRAVILEMLDLLEHSTEKQLCQHSH is encoded by the exons ATGGAGCAAAAGAAGACGGTTATTGTGACAG GTTTTGAACCTTTTGGAGAACATGCTGTTAATGCAAGCTGGGTGGCAGTGCGG GAGTTAAAGAAGTTGGGGCTCGGACCAAATGTGGATCTTCACATTACTGAGGTTCCTGTGGAGTACCAAGCAGTCCAGAATCTTCTACCCTCATTATGGGATCAGTATCACCCCCAG TTAGTGGTCCACGTTGGAGTTTCTGGAATGGCTACAACAGTAACCCTTGAAAAATGCGGTCATAACCGCGGCTATATGCGACCTGACAACTGCGCCTTCTGTCCTAAGTCCGGCTGCTGTATGGAGGGGGGGCCGGACTGCATCAAGTCAGCCATCGATATGGATGTTGTCTGCAAGAGGGTCAACAACTCAGACCTCGGAGTCTCTGTATCCGTTTCAAAAGATGCAGGCAG ATACCTGTGTGACTACACCTACTACGTATCCTTGTACCTGGGCAAGGGACGATCTGCGTTCGTGCATGTGCCCCCACTGGGGAACCCCTACAGTGCGGAACAGCTGGCGCAGGCACTCCGAGCTGTGATCTTGGAGATGCTAGACTTGTTGGAGCATAGTACGGAAAAGCAGCTTTGCCAGCACAGTCATTGA
- the pgpep1 gene encoding pyroglutamyl-peptidase 1 isoform X2, protein MEQKKTVIVTGFEPFGEHAVNASWVAVRELKKLGLGPNVDLHITEVPVEYQAVQNLLPSLWDQYHPQLVVHVGVSGMATTVTLEKCGHNRGYMRPDNCAFCPKSGCCMEGGPDCIKSAIDMDVVCKRVNNSDLGVSVSVSKDADTCVTTPTTYPCTWARDDLRSCMCPHWGTPTVRNSWRRHSEL, encoded by the exons ATGGAGCAAAAGAAGACGGTTATTGTGACAG GTTTTGAACCTTTTGGAGAACATGCTGTTAATGCAAGCTGGGTGGCAGTGCGG GAGTTAAAGAAGTTGGGGCTCGGACCAAATGTGGATCTTCACATTACTGAGGTTCCTGTGGAGTACCAAGCAGTCCAGAATCTTCTACCCTCATTATGGGATCAGTATCACCCCCAG TTAGTGGTCCACGTTGGAGTTTCTGGAATGGCTACAACAGTAACCCTTGAAAAATGCGGTCATAACCGCGGCTATATGCGACCTGACAACTGCGCCTTCTGTCCTAAGTCCGGCTGCTGTATGGAGGGGGGGCCGGACTGCATCAAGTCAGCCATCGATATGGATGTTGTCTGCAAGAGGGTCAACAACTCAGACCTCGGAGTCTCTGTATCCGTTTCAAAAGATGCAG ATACCTGTGTGACTACACCTACTACGTATCCTTGTACCTGGGCAAGGGACGATCTGCGTTCGTGCATGTGCCCCCACTGGGGAACCCCTACAGTGCGGAACAGCTGGCGCAGGCACTCCGAGCTGTGA
- the jund gene encoding transcription factor jun-D — MKKDMSLNLDDQNSSNLKPDLRDAEGILSSQDLGLLKLASPELERLIIQSNGMVTTTPTSQFVYPKPVSDEQEFAEGFVKALEDLHKQNQLNGGAATLNRLATGAALALPSDLPVYTNLSTYGSGALGTAVNYSTDTIPFPPPPPASSSSSSSSPSSSSHANTPNAQQHATHARIRSPKDEPQTVPDVQSFGDSPPLSPIDMDTQERIKAERKKLRNRIAASKCRKRKLERISRLEDKVKTLKTQNSELASTASVLREQVAQLKQRVMNHVNNGCQLLPTQVQAY, encoded by the coding sequence ATGAAGAAAGACATGAGTTTAAACCTGGACGACCAGAACAGCTCTAACCTCAAACCGGATTTGCGGGACGCGGAAGGTATACTTAGCTCCCAGGACCTGGGACTCCTAAAACTGGCCTCGCCTGAGCTGGAGAGGCTAATTATCCAGTCCAACGGCATGGTCACGACGACCCCGACCTCGCAGTTCGTCTACCCGAAACCGGTCAGCGACGAGCAGGAGTTCGCAGAAGGTTTCGTGAAAGCCCTGGAGGACCTGCACAAGCAGAACCAGCTGAACGGAGGCGCAGCGACTCTAAACCGCCTCGCAACAGGCGCCGCTCTCGCCTTACCGTCCGACCTTCCGGTCTACACGAACTTGAGCACATATGGAAGCGGCGCTCTGGGCACAGCTGTGAACTACTCCACGGACACGATCCCTTTCCCTCCGCCACCTCCagcgtcgtcgtcgtcgtcttcGTCGTCGCCGTCATCGTCGTCACACGCGAACACGCCGAACGCGCAGCAGCACGCCACGCACGCGCGGATCCGTTCGCCCAAGGACGAACCGCAGACCGTCCCCGACGTGCAGAGTTTCGGCGACAGTCCGCCCCTGTCACCCATCGACATGGACACGCAGGAGCGCATCAAGGCAGAGCGCAAGAAGCTGCGCAACCGCATCGCCGCCTCCAAGTGCCGCAAGAGGAAGCTGGAGAGGATCTCGCGCCTGGAGGACAAAGTCAAGACGCTGAAGACGCAAAACAGCGAGCTCGCGTCCACCGCCAGCGTGTTGCGCGAGCAGGTCGCGCAGCTCAAGCAGCGGGTCATGAATCACGTGAACAACGGCTGCCAGCTGCTGCCTACCCAGGTGCAGGCATACTGA
- the si:ch211-178n15.1 gene encoding uncharacterized protein si:ch211-178n15.1 codes for MHSEKVAKGQRALHPAQDYCHLCLQQGPALTHYRHELSDVQCPPLEPSLRSHVWREDLSLPFPLDLETLEDRSGNHNHHDLQRRQVYLGPNHYTVSERCSPPCYLWREVRVPRWDPRHPPSTCVWERSALAHHGQEVTDGRVAGRLERHSDCGSGRDWYQHEQPHPLNGGPMLAKVRSQRYYRESRNVSEEHDLDCMSEKYHQNTHLPKLEWNSRHKFGYNGHCERRHVTFEGHDDGHSVENNGPASPIKNHYNGAKAFFSTEVPQSKFTVSKTSGPKRPVSGIHCGETKLSQADRSEVGGSQSNHRKSQGTVREQIKQVVTELEDVLSGLKQVQMEMKEVVQQIDVLTSDIDLGEEEQGLFNGLPQESTHQAKRIGVVALVHNANRDAESPQKDSTRAIVKSQTTRSLSDHSLSAVISSLPDSHSATKIHTNPSTQVHGLVTVESAQSSQMNHTSALEIQRTRSTANGDCLRARPPRAKVKELQHLRNRTDHTKNPDPPYPLAPISSAKTQRPPPYPQNGLVKVPSRDSNVLKTPPYPGKQKQLTSTMV; via the exons ATGCACTCAGAGAAGGTGGCAAAAGGACAACGTGCCCTCCATCCAGCCCAGGACTACTGCCACCTCTGCCTACAACAGGGACCAGCATTAACACATTACAGGCATGAGCTCAGTGATGTGCAATGTCCACCTTTGGAGCCTAGTCTAAGGTCACACGTGTGGAGGGAGGACTTGTCTTTACCCTTTCCTCTTGATCTGGAAACACTTGAGGACAGGTCGGGGAACCATAATCATCATGACCTGCAGAGACGGCAGGTCTACTTGGGGCCAAACCACTACACTGTGTCTGAGAGGTGTAGCCCACCGTGCTACTTGTGGAGGGAGGTGAGGGTACCTAGATGGGACCCCCGGCATCCCCCATCCACATGTGTGTGGGAGAGATCAGCACTGGCCCATCATGGGCAAGAGGTCACTGATGGGCGAGTGGCAGGCAGGCTTGAGAGACATAGTGACTGTGGCTCTGGGAGGGACTGGTACCAGCATGAGCAGCCACACCCCCTCAATGGTGGCCCCATGCTGGCAAAGGTCAGGAGCCAGCGGTACTACAGGGAATCTCGGAACGTGTCAGAGGAGCATGACTTGGACTGCATGAGCGAGAAATATCACCAGAATACACATCTACCAAAGCTAGAATGGAACAGTAGACATAAATTTGGATACAATGGACACTGTGAAAGGAGGCATGTTACTTTTGAGGGTCATGATGATGGACACAGTGTAGAGAATAATGGACCAGCCAGTCCTATCAAGAACCACTATAATGGAGCTAAGGCATTCTTTTCAACTGAGGTTCCCCAGAGCAAGTTTACAGTCTCCAAGACATCAGGACCTAAGCGGCCAGTGAGTGGAATCCATTGTGGAGAAACCAAACTGAGTCAAGCAGACAGGTCAGAGGTTGGGGGAAGCCAGAGTAACCACAGGAAGAGCCAGGGAACAGTGCGCGAGCAGATCAAACAAGTGGTGACGGAGTTAGAGGATGTGCTCAGTGGCCTCAAACAGGTTCAAATGGAGATGAAAGAG GTGGTCCAACAGATTGATGTTCTGACTTCCGACATCGACCTGGGAGAGGAGGAGCAAGGACTATTCAATGGTCTGCCACAGGAATCCACGCACCAAGCCAAACGTATTGGAGTTGTGGCGCTTGTCCATAATGCAAACAGAGATGCAGAATCACCACAAAAAGACAGCACACGTGCCATTGTCAAATCACAGACCACTCGTTCCCTGTCAGACCATAGCTTGTCTGCTGTGATTTCCTCTCTCCCTGACAGTCATTCTGCCACAAAGATCCACACGAATCCATCCACCCAAGTTCATGGTCTGGTGACTGTTGAGTCTGCACAAAGCAGCCAGATGAATCATACGTCTGCTCTGGAGATTCAGAGGACAAGGAGCACTGCCAATGGAGACTGCCTGCGAGCCAGACCTCCCAGAGCCAAAGTCAAAGAGCTCCAGCATCTAAGAAATAGAACAGATCATACAAAGAATCCCGACCCTCCTTATCCTCTAGCACCAATTAGCTCGGCTAAAACTCAGAGACCCCCACCGTACCCACAAAATGGACTGGTCAAAGTGCCCTCGAGGGATTCGAATGTCCTGAAGACGCCTCCTTACCCTGGAAAACAGAAACAGCTAACCTCCACCATGGTGTAA